The genomic region TCAATGGCGTCGGAATTCCGATCGCCGCAACGGGTCTCGTCTATCCCGTGTGGGCCATGGTGGCGATGGCTGTCAGCGTCACCGCGATCTTCTTCAATTCGCTATGGGGACGGCCGCAGCTCTTCTTTGATGCGGTCCTCAGCGTCGGGAAAAAGATTGAGTCGCCTTTGCCTCAGACGGCGTGAAGGAGCACGGCAATGGGACCGATAAAGCATCGTGCGCCGGCGGAAGTGCTCGACGATCATCTGCATGAAAGTCAGCACGGCACTGTCGAGGACGATCTGGCGCGGAATTATGCCGAGGATCTGGTCGTGCTAACGGCGAGCGGCGTCTTCAGAGGCCACGACGGCTTACGTCAGCTCGCACAGCGGCTCAGAGAAGAGCTGCCTGATGCCATGTTCGAATATAAAAACCTGCTCGTTGAAGGCGAGCTCGGCTTCCTCGAGTGGAGTGCACACGGTGGCGGTGCAGAAGTCGAGGACGGCGCAGACAGTTACCTAATCCGGAACGGCAGGATCGTGGGCCAGACGATTCATTACACTGTGAAACCAGCAAACTGATGATCATCCTTTATGACAGAGATTCGAACAATGCCGGTAGCAGGAACTTCGGCGCAGCAATCGCGGATCGCTTCAAGCCGCTCAGGCTGGGGGTCAACCAGTGACGGCGGCGACATCTAAGGATGAGACGAACGTCCGGGAGCGCCTGCTCTGGCTGCTTTCCGCCGTTACATTCTTCATCTTCTTCCAAGCATATATGGTGGCGCCGATCATCCCGCGCCTGTCCGTGATCTTCGCGGAGCCGATCCAATCAATCGGGCTCATCGTGCCAGCGTACTTGGTGCCGTATGGCGTAGCCACCTTGGTCTACGGCTTCATGGCGGACCGGGTAGGCCTGTGGCGCATCATGATCGGATCTCTGGGCGCGTTTGTCGTGCTAACTGCACTGACAGCGACCGCCCGATCGGTCGAGATGCTTGCGTTTTGGCGTGTACTAACCGGCCTGGGCGCCAGCGGAGTGGTGCCGCTCGCGTTGGTTCTCGTCGGCCGTCTCTACGCCTACGAACGACGAGGGAGGCCATTGGGCTGGCTGTTCGGCGCAATGGCGGGCGGCATGGCTTTTGGTTCGACATTCGGAGCGATTCTCGAGCCGTTTATAGGTTGGCCCGGATTGTTTCTTGCGGTGGGGTGCGCCGCCGTGGTGCTCGGCCTGTTGATATTGCCGTACCGGCACTTCGTCGTGGGGACCGCACAGCCCGTCACAGGAAATTTCAGTGATCTTGTTCGCGGCTATCGATTGATCCTCGGAACGCCGCGTGGTCACCGCACTTATAGCTATGTCCTGCTAAATTCGATTTTTCATGCCGGAGTATTCACCTGGCTCGGCGTATATTTCGAGCAAAGATATGGTCTGGGGCCTGTGGGTATTGGCCTTGCCTTGTTGGGCTATGGCATCCCGGGATTTGTCTTTGGTCCGATCATAGGTCGAGCTGCAGATCGTTGGGGGCGAGGCCGGCTATTGCCCAT from Pelagibacterium sp. 26DY04 harbors:
- a CDS encoding nuclear transport factor 2 family protein, producing MGPIKHRAPAEVLDDHLHESQHGTVEDDLARNYAEDLVVLTASGVFRGHDGLRQLAQRLREELPDAMFEYKNLLVEGELGFLEWSAHGGGAEVEDGADSYLIRNGRIVGQTIHYTVKPAN
- a CDS encoding MFS transporter produces the protein MTAATSKDETNVRERLLWLLSAVTFFIFFQAYMVAPIIPRLSVIFAEPIQSIGLIVPAYLVPYGVATLVYGFMADRVGLWRIMIGSLGAFVVLTALTATARSVEMLAFWRVLTGLGASGVVPLALVLVGRLYAYERRGRPLGWLFGAMAGGMAFGSTFGAILEPFIGWPGLFLAVGCAAVVLGLLILPYRHFVVGTAQPVTGNFSDLVRGYRLILGTPRGHRTYSYVLLNSIFHAGVFTWLGVYFEQRYGLGPVGIGLALLGYGIPGFVFGPIIGRAADRWGRGRLLPIGLALGAVGAATLILDLPLIAAAMAVTVLSLGYDMTQPLFAGIVTALSERPGQAMGLNVFMLFLGFGIGSLAFGEILRLGFGTSLSLFAIIEILLAALAIRLFRSEIVHGSAV